The sequence TTTATGAAAAAGGGTAACCCCTTTTTACAGGCAACATGCTTTCGGGCATGAATAAACATTCTAAAGAAATGAGGATTTCATGAATTTTACTCAATTTCCACGTAGAAAATATCTGCAGGGTGCAACCCCCATTGAGCCTATGGAGAATCTCTCCAAAGCTCTTGGAGGTCATGTCGATCTTTACGTTAAAAGGGATGACCTTTTGCCTGGATCGGCTGGGGGGAACAAAACCCGTAAGCTTGAATTCTGTTTTGCAGATGCACTTGATAAAAAAGCAGATACTGTGGTTACATGCGGTGCTGTTCAGTCCAATCATTGCCGCCTTACTGCTTCATGGGCTGTCAAGGAGAACATGGACTGCCATCTGGTTTTGGAAGAACGGGTAAAAGGCTCTTACAAGCCTGAGGGATCCGGTAATAACTTTTTATTTGAGCTGCTGGGGGTGAAGTCCATTCGTGTGGTGCCTGCGGGTTCGGACATGATGGCAGAAATGGAGAAAACTTCGGCAGAGCTGAAAAATACTGGTAAACAGCCCTATATTATTCCCGGAGGAGCGTCTAATGCCATTGGAGCCCTCGGTTATGCAAGCTGTGCCCAGGAAACAATGGTGCAACTGAATGAGATGATGCTGAAGGTTGATGGCATAGTTGTTCCATCCGGTTCCGCAGGAACCCATGCGGGCATGGCAGTGGGAATGTTTGCCATGAATACCAATATTCCTGTTTTTGGTATCAATGTGTCCAGAAAAAAAGATGTTCAGGAAGAAATTGTTTATAAACTTGCCGGAGAGCTGAGAGCAAAACTGGGAGTTAAAACAGAGATTCCACGAGATCAAATTACCTGCTTTGATGAATATGTGGGGCCGGGTTACTCCCTTCCTACAGAGGATATGATTGAGGCTGTAAAACTGTTTGCCAGTACGGAAAGCATTCTTCTTGATCCTGTTTATTCAGGAAAAGCAGCAGCAGGTCTCATCGATCTGGTCCGCAAAGGTTTTTTCCCAAAAGGAAGCAGGGTTCTTTTTCTCCATACAGGAGGATCACCAGCCCTTTATGCTTATCTTGATACATTCAGGGCATAACTGACTTAGCTTGATGCAGTATAGAGGTTTGTACGTCCGGGATCTTATGGATCCCGGGCTGTTTTTTTAAATAGAATCCCAATAAAATTTACTGCCGTTGAAAGGGATTAGCAGATGGAATGCAGAAAAGAAAAAGTGGTGGGTATTCTTGGCGGCATGGGGCCGGCTGCAACGGTGGATCTTATGAAGCGGGTGATTGACCTTACGCCTGCCAATGATGATGCGGACCATATCAGGATGATCGTTGATAACAATCCCGGTGTGCCATCCAGAATAAAGGCATTGATTGAAGGTACGGGGGAAAGCCCCGGTCCATGTATGGCAGATATGGCCAGAGGACTTGAATCCTGGGGCGCTGATTTTATTGTTATACCTTGTAATACAGCACATTATTACTATGAGGATGTCAAGAAAGCGGTTTCTGTACCAGTCGTTCATCTTGTGGACCTGACAGCTTCTGTTGTTGCCGAGAGATTACCTGAAAAAAGCAAGGCAGGTATTATGGCTTCTCCGGCAGTTGTAAATACAGGACTATATGATAAAGCTTTCGGGCCATATGGTGTTTCTGTGCTATATCCCTGTCCTGCGGATCAGGAAAAACTCCTGGAAGTTATTCGTGCTGTGAAGGCTGGATCGACAGGAAAGGATATACGGGACAGATTTGCTGCAATTGCAGCTAACCTTATGGAAGAAGGAGCAGGGATACTGGTTTTGGCCTGTACCGAACTGGGAGTCATCGGGGAAGGAATTGATGCAGAGATTATTGATACTTCCGATGTGCTGGCCTCAGAAATTGTAAACATTGTGAAAAACGAAGCGCTTCCTTTTGAAAAAAAGTAATAGACATACTGGGTATTTGATCCTGCTACGAGTCTGATTCTGTAAAGATTCAATACTTTAGCACAGGGGATGATCCCATGATGGATGAAATTATTGTTTGCAAAGTCAGCAGGAAGTTTTCTTTCTTGGTTTTATACGGAGTTCTGGATCATGAAAAAAAGTTCTGTTCCTGTTTTTTCAGCTCGTATGGGGCTTTTTTATTCAATTACATCTGCAGTTGCTTATGCGATGCTACCTGTTTTTACACGGATGTCACTGGCAAGTGGCATGAGCAGTCTTGAAATCATGCAGCTGCGTTATGGATTCGGAGTTGCAATGGTCTTTATTTATCTTGCCATTTGCAGCCCTCAATCATTAAAAATAACTCCGAAGGGTCTTTTTATTGCTTTCATATTGTCCTTTGGTCTGGACCAAGTAACAAGTCTGAATCTTGCCAGATGTTTTGAAACTTTGACTGCATCTACGGGTATCCTGATTTTTTATATATTCCCAGCCATCACTACACTGCTTTCTGTCTTGATCAATAAAACACCAGTTAGTGGGAAAACCATTGCATCCATTGTGCTGATTGCCGGTGGGTGCTGTCTTGTTCTGATTCAGGCATTTTCTAACAGGGTGGAGTTATCGGGCGTTCTTTATGTCCTGTCTGCAGCATTTACCTTCGCCCTCAGTTTTGTAATATTGCAGCGTGTTATGGAAACGATACCTCCTTTGACCATTACATTTTACGTTATGCTTTTTACAACTCTGGGTTTTAATCTGGTAAAGGGTGATATAAGCTTATTTCTTCAATTGGATTCTTATCAGCTGCTGATGGGTTTTTTGTTGGGTTTGATCCCAACGGCTTTAGGGGTTACTTTACTTTATTTAGCAATTGATGCAACGGATTCTGGTTTTGCTGCTTTATGCTCTTCCATTGAGCCTGCCGTTACTGTATTGGCAGCATACTTGATTTTAAGCGAACCTGTTCTGCTTGTGCAGATAGCCGGAATGCTTATTGTAATGCTCGGAATTTTTATTAAATATTTAGATTCAAATTACACTAAGGAATCATCTGTGACCTGTTTGAAAAAATGTGCATAGGATTGCAGATGAGGGTTATGAAAATTTTAGGAGTATGATTTTGAAAACAGATGAAAGCTCAATGAAATCACTTATGGCTTATGATAAAATCAGAGAACTCATACTTACAGGGAAAAAATATCCGGGTACAAGACTGGTTTTATCCGAACTTGAAACGGAGCTTGGAATTGGCCGTGGACCAATCAGGGAAGCTCTCATGCGTCTGGATAGGTCGGGACTGGTGAGGAACGTTCCTTATAAAGGAGCTATAGTCGCTCCCTTACCTAAAAAAAAAGAAATGGAATATATTTTCAGTATCCGGGTAAATCTCGAAGCGGAGCTGGCAAAAGTTGCCCTGAAAAATCTTACGGAAGAAGATCTCAAAGAATTGGAGAATACCCACGAAAAAATGCAGTGTATGCCACAGGATTTCTACAGTCTTGATCGCCATTTTCATGATATCCTTTATGAAGCATCCAATTATCCGCATCTCTGCCTGATTGTGCACAAGTTAGTTGAATCTG is a genomic window of Desulfobotulus mexicanus containing:
- a CDS encoding D-cysteine desulfhydrase produces the protein MNFTQFPRRKYLQGATPIEPMENLSKALGGHVDLYVKRDDLLPGSAGGNKTRKLEFCFADALDKKADTVVTCGAVQSNHCRLTASWAVKENMDCHLVLEERVKGSYKPEGSGNNFLFELLGVKSIRVVPAGSDMMAEMEKTSAELKNTGKQPYIIPGGASNAIGALGYASCAQETMVQLNEMMLKVDGIVVPSGSAGTHAGMAVGMFAMNTNIPVFGINVSRKKDVQEEIVYKLAGELRAKLGVKTEIPRDQITCFDEYVGPGYSLPTEDMIEAVKLFASTESILLDPVYSGKAAAGLIDLVRKGFFPKGSRVLFLHTGGSPALYAYLDTFRA
- a CDS encoding aspartate/glutamate racemase family protein: MECRKEKVVGILGGMGPAATVDLMKRVIDLTPANDDADHIRMIVDNNPGVPSRIKALIEGTGESPGPCMADMARGLESWGADFIVIPCNTAHYYYEDVKKAVSVPVVHLVDLTASVVAERLPEKSKAGIMASPAVVNTGLYDKAFGPYGVSVLYPCPADQEKLLEVIRAVKAGSTGKDIRDRFAAIAANLMEEGAGILVLACTELGVIGEGIDAEIIDTSDVLASEIVNIVKNEALPFEKK
- a CDS encoding DMT family transporter produces the protein MKKSSVPVFSARMGLFYSITSAVAYAMLPVFTRMSLASGMSSLEIMQLRYGFGVAMVFIYLAICSPQSLKITPKGLFIAFILSFGLDQVTSLNLARCFETLTASTGILIFYIFPAITTLLSVLINKTPVSGKTIASIVLIAGGCCLVLIQAFSNRVELSGVLYVLSAAFTFALSFVILQRVMETIPPLTITFYVMLFTTLGFNLVKGDISLFLQLDSYQLLMGFLLGLIPTALGVTLLYLAIDATDSGFAALCSSIEPAVTVLAAYLILSEPVLLVQIAGMLIVMLGIFIKYLDSNYTKESSVTCLKKCA
- a CDS encoding GntR family transcriptional regulator — its product is MKTDESSMKSLMAYDKIRELILTGKKYPGTRLVLSELETELGIGRGPIREALMRLDRSGLVRNVPYKGAIVAPLPKKKEMEYIFSIRVNLEAELAKVALKNLTEEDLKELENTHEKMQCMPQDFYSLDRHFHDILYEASNYPHLCLIVHKLVESVEAFLNLFQHDENDYKIFLEEHAFILEALKNRDSEKLQQAVADNIKSGMRRIEKAYALLMDNRG